The following proteins are encoded in a genomic region of Neisseria perflava:
- a CDS encoding complex I 51 kDa subunit family protein: protein MNQANQNLLHPSRQVGADLAAWRKVGGGEGLLAALADPQSIVSKLQEANLCGMGGAGFPTWRKWEAAVAAQSKNGDKYVVCNANEDEPGTFKDRVLLAKTPHQVIEGVLIAAVACRANKAILYINPHQTESIASITPAIEQWKNSDLFIRIENYLGKPLDLQLVETSGRYIGGEETAVISWLEGGFPFPRRKPPFPAESGVNGEPTLINNTETFANIPQILAKGAEWYKSLGLGDAAGTKLYSLSGDVLNPGLYELPMGTTLKSLIFDHGGGMLEGRTFKAVFTGGPSNTLLTAKDLDVPLDFVSVRERKSSLGTGAMIVISEGTSVVRKVSEYVEFFAANSCGQCPPCKGGTFQLSRLLNRVDTGIGTSDDLRALQSLCQLLPRSGRCGLIDGAVTVLQSSLRTFPEEYGLPQEQE, encoded by the coding sequence ATGAATCAAGCCAATCAAAACTTACTGCACCCTTCCCGCCAAGTCGGCGCGGATTTAGCCGCATGGCGTAAAGTTGGCGGCGGCGAAGGCCTGTTGGCGGCGCTTGCCGATCCTCAAAGCATTGTTTCCAAACTGCAAGAAGCCAATCTTTGCGGTATGGGCGGCGCAGGTTTCCCGACCTGGCGCAAATGGGAGGCTGCCGTTGCCGCCCAAAGCAAAAATGGCGACAAATACGTCGTCTGCAATGCCAACGAAGACGAACCGGGTACATTTAAAGACCGCGTTTTGCTGGCAAAAACGCCGCACCAAGTCATCGAAGGCGTCCTGATTGCCGCCGTTGCCTGCCGCGCCAACAAAGCGATTTTGTACATCAATCCGCATCAAACCGAATCCATCGCTTCCATCACACCGGCCATCGAGCAATGGAAAAACAGCGATTTGTTTATCCGCATTGAAAACTACTTGGGCAAACCTTTGGATTTGCAGCTGGTTGAAACTTCGGGCCGTTATATCGGCGGCGAAGAAACCGCTGTCATTTCATGGTTGGAAGGCGGTTTCCCCTTCCCTCGCCGCAAGCCGCCTTTCCCTGCCGAAAGCGGTGTCAACGGTGAACCGACCCTAATCAACAACACCGAAACCTTCGCCAATATTCCGCAAATCCTTGCCAAAGGCGCGGAATGGTACAAATCGCTGGGTTTGGGCGATGCCGCAGGTACGAAACTCTACTCGCTCTCCGGCGACGTATTGAACCCGGGCCTGTACGAGCTGCCGATGGGTACAACGCTGAAATCACTGATTTTCGATCACGGCGGCGGTATGCTTGAAGGCCGCACGTTTAAAGCCGTCTTCACCGGCGGTCCGTCAAACACGCTTCTGACTGCCAAAGATTTGGATGTGCCATTGGACTTCGTTTCCGTACGCGAACGCAAATCCAGCCTCGGTACGGGTGCGATGATTGTGATTTCCGAAGGCACGAGTGTGGTGCGTAAAGTATCTGAATATGTGGAGTTTTTTGCTGCCAACTCATGCGGACAATGCCCACCGTGCAAAGGCGGCACATTCCAGCTTTCACGCCTGCTCAACCGCGTGGACACCGGCATCGGTACTTCCGACGACCTGCGCGCCTTGCAAAGCCTGTGCCAACTGTTGCCACGAAGCGGCCGTTGCGGTTTGATTGACGGCGCGGTTACTGTGTTGCAAAGCTCGCTGCGCACCTTCCCCGAAGAATACGGCCTGCCGCAAGAACAGGAGTAA
- the yciA gene encoding acyl-CoA thioester hydrolase YciA, translating into MTDNKQTHAAPKGQLLLRTVAMPRDTNPNQDIFGGWIMSQMDLGGGILAAEIAQGRIVTVAVQEMNFIRPVKVGNVVCCYGHCVRVGNTSLQLKIEVWVKTLMNDMVTEDRQLVTEAVFTYVAIDSQGNPRPIPREGNAKLAHL; encoded by the coding sequence ATGACTGACAACAAACAAACACATGCTGCACCCAAAGGACAACTTTTATTGCGTACGGTAGCCATGCCGCGCGATACCAATCCTAATCAGGATATCTTTGGCGGCTGGATTATGTCGCAAATGGATCTGGGCGGCGGTATTTTGGCGGCAGAAATCGCACAGGGACGAATTGTAACCGTGGCTGTTCAAGAAATGAATTTCATCAGACCGGTAAAAGTCGGCAACGTCGTGTGCTGCTACGGTCATTGCGTCCGAGTAGGCAATACTTCTTTGCAACTGAAAATCGAAGTATGGGTGAAGACTTTGATGAACGATATGGTAACGGAAGACCGCCAACTGGTCACCGAAGCCGTGTTCACTTACGTCGCCATCGATTCACAAGGCAATCCGCGCCCTATTCCTCGTGAAGGCAATGCAAAGCTGGCACATTTGTAA
- a CDS encoding formate/nitrite transporter family protein: MASRDLYPQEILQVVLDKSCAKAQSSIPTLAILSILAGGYIGFGYLAYLKVVSGIPHEWGGFATLLGAAVFPIALICILLGGGELVTSNMMIMSLGRLAGRISSKMLLRNWVIVCMGNLVGTLAMAFFLGYYVGMIEGSMAEKTIAVAEAKVHMDFGRAFVSAVACNWMVCMGAWLHFAAKNTTGRMLAIWFPVMIFVLNGFQHLVANMFVIPAGILAGANITWGQFFFNMIPVFLGNVVGGASFVGASYLYTYKDMLKDSAE, from the coding sequence ATGGCTTCGCGCGATTTATACCCACAGGAAATTTTACAGGTTGTTCTCGACAAAAGCTGCGCCAAAGCACAATCCAGCATCCCCACTCTGGCAATCTTGAGCATTTTGGCCGGCGGATACATCGGCTTTGGATATCTTGCCTATTTAAAAGTAGTCAGCGGCATTCCGCACGAATGGGGCGGTTTTGCCACTTTACTCGGCGCAGCCGTGTTCCCTATCGCCTTGATTTGTATCCTACTTGGCGGCGGCGAACTGGTAACCAGCAACATGATGATTATGTCTTTAGGCAGATTGGCCGGACGGATTTCCTCCAAAATGCTGCTGCGCAACTGGGTTATCGTCTGCATGGGCAATTTGGTGGGCACGCTGGCGATGGCGTTTTTCCTCGGATACTATGTCGGTATGATTGAAGGCAGCATGGCAGAAAAGACCATTGCCGTGGCGGAAGCAAAAGTCCATATGGATTTCGGCCGTGCTTTTGTATCAGCAGTAGCATGTAACTGGATGGTCTGCATGGGCGCGTGGTTGCACTTTGCCGCTAAAAACACAACCGGACGAATGCTGGCCATTTGGTTCCCCGTCATGATTTTCGTATTAAACGGCTTCCAACACCTTGTCGCCAATATGTTCGTTATCCCCGCCGGAATTTTGGCAGGCGCAAACATCACATGGGGACAATTTTTCTTCAACATGATTCCCGTATTCCTGGGCAATGTCGTCGGTGGCGCATCCTTTGTCGGCGCGTCTTATCTTTATACTTATAAAGACATGCTGAAAGATAGTGCCGAATAG
- a CDS encoding 2Fe-2S iron-sulfur cluster-binding protein: MSENLLTLTIDGHEVKASADSSIIQAYARSGNAITANVGCMGQGVCGSCRCMIRKEGEREVTTALACETKVEEGMQVSFLDYFIPEHIQYYDVSEIGDGWNWLDDTAKAFPEAQNCRHCGGCNRACPKGLQVENGVAQVVSGDFSAAALTFDQCVMCNLCTLSCPEHIRPNHLGLFARRMKAARTLRPVDLMRRLREIDSGKMKVEFEEESV, translated from the coding sequence ATGAGTGAAAATTTGTTAACCCTGACCATAGACGGCCACGAAGTCAAAGCTTCCGCCGATTCGTCAATCATCCAAGCCTATGCACGTTCAGGCAATGCGATTACTGCCAACGTCGGCTGCATGGGTCAAGGCGTATGCGGTTCCTGCCGCTGCATGATTCGTAAAGAAGGCGAGCGCGAGGTAACGACTGCGTTGGCGTGTGAAACCAAAGTCGAAGAAGGGATGCAGGTCAGCTTCTTGGACTACTTTATTCCGGAGCATATCCAATATTACGACGTAAGCGAGATTGGCGACGGCTGGAACTGGTTGGACGATACCGCCAAAGCCTTCCCCGAAGCGCAAAACTGTCGTCATTGCGGCGGCTGTAATCGAGCCTGTCCTAAAGGTTTGCAAGTGGAAAACGGCGTAGCGCAGGTAGTTTCCGGCGATTTCAGTGCGGCTGCGCTGACCTTTGACCAATGCGTGATGTGCAACCTCTGCACCCTCTCCTGCCCTGAACACATCCGTCCGAACCACTTGGGCTTGTTCGCCCGCCGTATGAAAGCGGCGCGCACATTGCGTCCTGTGGATTTGATGCGCCGCCTGCGCGAAATCGACAGCGGCAAAATGAAAGTCGAATTTGAAGAGGAGTCAGTGTAA
- a CDS encoding CRISPR-associated helicase/endonuclease Cas3, whose protein sequence is MTDKIAHARQDSSKNWHSHPLQKHLQKVAQLAKRFAGRYGSLFAEYAGLLHDLGKFQEAFQKYIRNASGFEKENAHLEDVESTKLRKIPHSTAGAKYAVERLNPFFGHLLAYLIAGHHAGLADWYDKGSLKSRLQQADDELAASLLGLVVSGLSEDSFLLSNIDLTQDFLAFWEEPEQEKLFKELHIWLRFLFSCLVDADFLDTEAFMNGYADADTAQAAGLRPKFPGLDELHRRYEQYMAQLSEKADKNSSLNQERHAILQQCFSAAETDRTLFSLTVPTGGGKTLASLGFALKHALKFGKKRIIYAIPFTSIIEQNADVFRKALGDDVVLEHHSNLEVADNKETAKTRLATENWDAPLIVTTNVQLFESLFAAKTSRCRKVHNIADSVVILDEAQQLPRDFQKPITDMMRVLARDYGVTFVLCTATQPELGKNIDAFGRTVLEGLPDVCEIVADKIALSEKLRRVRIKMPPPNGETQSWQEIADEIAARPCVLAVVNTRKHAQKLFAALPSDGIKLHLSANMCATHRSEVIALVRRYLALYRAGSLHKPLWLVSTQLIEAGVDLDFPCVYRVMAGLDSIAQAAGRCNREGKLPFGEVVVFRAEEGAPSGRLKQGQDITEEMLKAGLLGDPLSPSAFAEYFRRFNGKGDVDKHDITRLLTAESSNENPLAIKFRTAAERFRLIDNQGVALVVPFIPLAYSEADDSPQIVKANELDDFFRRHLDGVEVSEWQDILDKQRFPQPPDNSFGQTDQPPLPEPFESWFNLLESDPLKHKWVYRKLQRYTITVYEHELKKLPEHAVFSRAGLLVLDKGYYKAVLGADFDDTAWLPENSVL, encoded by the coding sequence ATGACTGACAAAATTGCTCATGCTCGCCAGGACTCATCAAAAAATTGGCATTCTCATCCCCTGCAAAAACATCTACAAAAAGTCGCCCAACTCGCCAAGCGTTTTGCAGGGCGTTATGGGTCGTTGTTTGCCGAATATGCGGGGCTTTTGCACGATTTGGGGAAATTTCAGGAAGCTTTTCAGAAATATATCCGTAATGCATCCGGCTTTGAAAAAGAAAATGCCCATTTGGAAGATGTCGAATCTACCAAGTTGCGCAAAATTCCGCATTCCACTGCTGGTGCCAAATATGCGGTGGAGCGCCTTAATCCGTTTTTCGGGCATTTGCTGGCGTATCTGATTGCCGGGCATCATGCTGGGCTGGCAGATTGGTATGACAAAGGCAGTCTGAAAAGCCGTCTGCAACAGGCAGATGACGAGTTGGCGGCATCTTTGTTGGGTTTGGTGGTAAGTGGTTTGTCTGAAGATTCTTTCCTTTTATCCAATATTGATTTAACACAAGATTTTCTTGCTTTTTGGGAAGAACCAGAACAGGAAAAGTTATTCAAGGAGCTGCATATTTGGTTGCGTTTTCTCTTTTCCTGTTTGGTGGATGCCGATTTTTTGGATACCGAAGCCTTTATGAACGGCTATGCCGATGCGGATACTGCGCAGGCTGCCGGATTGCGCCCAAAATTTCCCGGTTTGGATGAGTTGCACCGACGATATGAGCAATATATGGCGCAACTTTCAGAAAAAGCAGATAAAAATTCATCTTTAAACCAAGAACGCCACGCCATTTTGCAGCAATGTTTTTCTGCCGCAGAAACCGACCGCACTCTGTTTTCTTTAACCGTGCCGACCGGCGGCGGCAAAACTTTGGCAAGCTTGGGGTTCGCTTTGAAGCACGCGCTGAAATTCGGCAAAAAACGCATTATCTACGCGATTCCCTTCACCAGTATTATTGAACAGAACGCCGATGTTTTCCGCAAAGCATTGGGCGATGACGTGGTATTAGAACACCACAGCAATTTGGAAGTGGCCGATAACAAAGAAACCGCCAAAACCCGCCTTGCCACGGAAAATTGGGATGCGCCGCTGATTGTTACCACTAACGTGCAACTGTTTGAAAGCCTGTTTGCGGCGAAAACCAGCCGCTGCCGCAAGGTTCACAATATTGCTGACAGTGTGGTGATTTTGGACGAAGCCCAGCAGCTTCCACGCGATTTCCAAAAGCCGATTACCGACATGATGCGGGTGCTGGCGCGTGATTACGGCGTTACCTTTGTGCTGTGCACGGCGACTCAGCCCGAACTTGGCAAAAATATCGACGCATTCGGGCGCACCGTTTTGGAAGGTCTGCCGGACGTGTGCGAAATTGTGGCGGATAAAATTGCCTTATCGGAAAAACTGCGCCGCGTCCGCATCAAAATGCCGCCGCCAAACGGCGAAACGCAAAGCTGGCAGGAAATTGCCGATGAAATCGCCGCGCGTCCGTGCGTTTTGGCGGTGGTTAATACGCGAAAGCACGCCCAAAAACTCTTTGCCGCCCTGCCTTCTGACGGCATCAAACTGCATTTGTCCGCCAATATGTGCGCCACGCACCGCAGCGAAGTGATTGCGCTGGTTCGCCGATATTTGGCACTGTATCGCGCAGGCAGCCTGCACAAGCCCTTGTGGCTGGTCAGCACGCAGTTGATTGAAGCCGGCGTGGATTTGGATTTCCCTTGCGTTTATCGGGTGATGGCGGGGCTGGACAGTATTGCCCAAGCGGCGGGGCGCTGCAACCGCGAAGGCAAGTTGCCGTTTGGCGAAGTAGTCGTGTTCCGTGCCGAAGAAGGCGCGCCTAGCGGCAGACTGAAACAGGGGCAGGACATTACCGAAGAAATGCTGAAAGCAGGGCTGCTCGGCGACCCGCTTTCCCCGTCGGCATTTGCCGAATATTTCCGCCGGTTCAACGGCAAAGGCGATGTGGACAAACACGACATTACAAGACTCTTGACGGCAGAATCATCCAATGAAAATCCGCTGGCAATCAAATTCCGTACTGCTGCCGAACGCTTCCGCCTGATTGATAACCAAGGCGTAGCACTGGTCGTGCCGTTTATCCCGTTAGCTTATTCGGAAGCAGACGACAGTCCGCAAATCGTCAAAGCAAACGAGCTGGACGATTTTTTCAGGCGACATCTAGACGGTGTTGAAGTTTCAGAATGGCAGGATATTTTGGACAAACAACGCTTTCCGCAGCCACCAGACAACTCCTTTGGGCAAACCGATCAACCACCGCTACCCGAGCCGTTTGAAAGCTGGTTCAACTTGCTTGAAAGCGACCCGCTCAAACACAAATGGGTTTACCGCAAGCTGCAACGCTACACGATTACTGTGTACGAACACGAACTGAAAAAGTTGCCTGAACATGCCGTTTTTTCCAGAGCGGGATTGCTGGTGTTAGATAAGGGCTATTACAAAGCCGTGCTTGGCGCGGATTTTGACGATACGGCCTGGCTGCCTGAAAATTCGGTTTTATGA
- the pip gene encoding prolyl aminopeptidase yields MHPIQEPRNSGLLRVSDIHEIYWEESGNPDGHPVIFLHGGPGAGASPACRGFFNPDHFRIVIIDQRGCGRSKPYACIEDNTTWDLVADIEKVREMLGIQKWLVFGGSWGSTLSLTYAETHPERVSGLVLRGIFLCRPSEMAWLNEVGGVSQIYPAQWQKFIAPVAENKRKTLIKAYHEMLFSEDEATRLKAAKSWADWESYLIQFEPKDVDEDPQASLAIARMENHYFVNEGWLQGDKAILANIDKIRHIPTIIVQGRYDLCTPMQSAWELSQAFPEAELRIVQAGHSSFDPSLSEALVKAVEDIRSKL; encoded by the coding sequence ATGCATCCGATTCAAGAACCACGAAATAGCGGCCTTTTGCGCGTATCCGACATTCACGAAATCTACTGGGAAGAATCAGGCAATCCTGATGGTCATCCCGTGATTTTCCTGCATGGCGGCCCCGGAGCAGGGGCATCACCTGCCTGTCGCGGCTTTTTTAATCCAGATCATTTCCGAATCGTCATTATCGACCAACGCGGTTGCGGACGCTCCAAACCCTATGCCTGTATCGAAGACAATACCACATGGGATTTGGTTGCCGATATTGAAAAAGTACGCGAAATGCTCGGTATTCAAAAATGGCTGGTTTTCGGCGGCTCATGGGGCAGCACCTTGTCGCTGACTTATGCCGAAACCCATCCCGAGCGCGTCAGCGGCTTAGTTTTGCGCGGTATTTTCCTGTGCAGGCCGTCTGAAATGGCATGGTTGAACGAAGTAGGCGGCGTCAGCCAAATTTATCCGGCTCAATGGCAAAAATTCATCGCCCCCGTAGCCGAAAACAAACGCAAAACCCTAATCAAAGCCTACCATGAAATGCTGTTCAGCGAAGATGAAGCCACGCGCCTCAAAGCAGCCAAATCATGGGCAGATTGGGAAAGCTACCTTATTCAGTTTGAACCCAAAGACGTGGATGAAGACCCGCAAGCCTCCCTTGCCATCGCAAGAATGGAAAACCATTACTTCGTAAACGAAGGCTGGTTGCAGGGCGATAAAGCCATCTTGGCAAACATCGACAAAATCCGCCATATCCCAACCATCATCGTCCAAGGCCGCTACGACCTATGCACCCCGATGCAAAGCGCGTGGGAGCTCTCGCAAGCCTTCCCTGAAGCAGAATTGAGAATCGTCCAAGCAGGCCACTCTTCTTTTGATCCTTCGCTTTCTGAGGCTTTGGTGAAAGCAGTGGAGGATATTAGAAGCAAGTTATAA
- a CDS encoding FAD-binding protein, producing MVNKIQGIDYETALANLRASSLELRGDLPEKNELLSQFHPDYQANARVKLPIGPNQGDYCHPDLAKLLISQPLIDDYNLSGAEHLNTDVLVIGGGGAGAAAALSATEAGARVIMANKLRIGDSNTVMAEGGIQAAVGAEDSLQQHFDDTIKGGHNAGKKELVAQMVTDAPSAIRWLIGLGMTFDLAKGADSNGMLSRKRAGGTTVPRILSYRDFTGLEMMRVLREAVELDENITQLNRHPAIELLSDEHGRCVGAILYDLEKRSLVLVHAKAVVLATGGSGRLHLQGFATSNHYGATADGLVMAYRIGAKLRDVDSFQYHPTGVAHPPHLAGALISEAVRSAGTKLVNGLGERFVDELQPRDVVAAAILRECREGRGVVRDGQVGVFLDTPRLIANDPDVLNRLVTLGHVAHKCGIDPAVEPVMIHPTLHYQNGGIEINGDGATCVEGLYCAGEVTGGIHGRNRLMGNALLDIISFGRRAGKAAANCGLPLKKVRGGVGHVHDLQREMTRAGLTSDIKAPVLYPDYGKFDLREHAGLQEQQS from the coding sequence ATGGTTAACAAAATCCAAGGCATAGACTACGAAACTGCCCTTGCCAACCTGCGTGCGTCCTCATTGGAGCTGCGCGGCGATTTACCTGAAAAAAACGAATTACTGAGCCAATTTCACCCTGACTATCAGGCAAATGCACGTGTGAAACTGCCTATCGGCCCAAACCAAGGCGATTACTGCCATCCTGATTTGGCCAAACTCTTAATCAGTCAGCCTCTGATTGACGACTATAATTTGTCGGGTGCTGAACACTTGAACACTGACGTATTGGTAATTGGCGGTGGCGGTGCAGGCGCGGCAGCGGCATTGTCTGCGACTGAAGCCGGCGCACGCGTCATCATGGCGAACAAACTGCGTATCGGCGACAGTAATACCGTGATGGCCGAAGGTGGCATTCAAGCTGCGGTCGGCGCGGAAGACAGCCTGCAACAACACTTTGACGACACCATCAAAGGCGGCCACAACGCAGGCAAAAAAGAATTGGTGGCGCAAATGGTTACCGATGCGCCGTCCGCCATTCGCTGGCTGATCGGCTTGGGCATGACTTTCGACCTTGCCAAAGGCGCGGACAGCAACGGCATGTTGAGCCGCAAACGAGCAGGTGGTACGACCGTACCGCGTATTTTGAGCTACCGCGACTTTACCGGCCTCGAAATGATGCGCGTACTGCGCGAGGCAGTCGAACTCGACGAAAACATCACCCAGCTCAACCGTCACCCCGCCATCGAATTATTGTCGGACGAACACGGCCGCTGCGTCGGCGCGATTTTGTACGATTTGGAAAAACGTTCTTTGGTATTGGTTCACGCCAAAGCCGTGGTCTTGGCAACCGGCGGCAGCGGACGCCTGCATTTGCAAGGTTTCGCCACTTCCAACCACTATGGCGCGACTGCAGACGGCCTGGTGATGGCCTACCGTATCGGCGCCAAACTGCGCGATGTCGATTCTTTCCAATACCACCCAACCGGCGTCGCCCACCCTCCACACTTGGCAGGCGCGCTGATTTCCGAAGCAGTGCGCTCTGCAGGCACCAAACTGGTCAACGGTTTGGGCGAACGTTTCGTTGACGAATTGCAACCGCGCGACGTTGTTGCCGCTGCGATTCTACGCGAATGCCGCGAAGGCCGTGGCGTGGTACGCGACGGACAAGTCGGTGTATTCCTCGACACCCCGCGCCTGATTGCTAACGACCCTGACGTATTAAACCGTTTGGTAACACTCGGCCACGTTGCCCACAAATGCGGCATTGATCCTGCCGTTGAGCCGGTCATGATTCATCCGACCCTGCACTATCAAAACGGCGGTATCGAAATCAACGGCGACGGCGCGACCTGCGTCGAAGGCCTCTATTGTGCCGGTGAAGTAACCGGCGGCATCCACGGTCGCAACCGCCTGATGGGCAACGCACTTCTGGACATCATCAGCTTCGGCCGTCGTGCCGGTAAAGCCGCGGCAAATTGCGGCCTGCCGCTGAAAAAAGTGCGCGGCGGTGTCGGCCACGTCCACGATCTGCAACGCGAAATGACCCGCGCCGGTCTGACCAGCGACATCAAAGCCCCCGTTTTATATCCCGACTACGGCAAATTCGATTTGCGCGAACACGCCGGTTTGCAGGAGCAACAATCATGA
- the cas5c gene encoding type I-C CRISPR-associated protein Cas5c, whose amino-acid sequence MSFILEISGDLACFTRPELKVERVSYPVITPSAARNILMAILWKPAIRWRVLKIEILKPIKWTNIRRNEVGTKMSERSGSLYIEDNRQQRASMLLKDVAYRIHADFDMTNEAGEGDNYVKFAEMFKRRAKKGQYFHQPYLGCREFPCHFRLLEKVEDGLPREDITQDFGFMLYDMDFSKSDPRDSNNAEPMFYQCKAINGVITVPPANSEEVKR is encoded by the coding sequence ATGAGTTTTATCCTAGAAATCAGCGGTGATTTGGCATGCTTCACCAGGCCCGAGCTTAAGGTGGAGAGGGTAAGCTACCCCGTTATCACACCGTCTGCCGCCAGAAACATCCTAATGGCGATATTGTGGAAGCCGGCAATCCGCTGGCGAGTCTTGAAGATAGAAATCCTAAAACCGATTAAGTGGACGAACATCCGCCGTAACGAAGTGGGAACCAAAATGAGTGAACGCAGCGGCTCGCTCTATATTGAAGACAACCGTCAGCAGCGCGCATCCATGCTGCTGAAAGACGTTGCCTATCGCATCCACGCCGATTTTGACATGACAAATGAAGCAGGCGAGGGCGACAACTACGTCAAATTTGCCGAAATGTTCAAACGGCGCGCAAAAAAAGGGCAGTATTTTCATCAGCCTTATTTGGGTTGCCGAGAGTTTCCCTGCCATTTCAGGCTGCTTGAAAAGGTTGAAGACGGTTTGCCGCGCGAAGACATCACCCAAGATTTCGGCTTTATGCTGTACGACATGGATTTCAGCAAATCCGACCCGCGCGATTCCAATAACGCCGAACCCATGTTTTACCAATGCAAAGCGATAAATGGCGTAATTACCGTGCCCCCAGCTAATAGCGAGGAGGTGAAACGATGA
- a CDS encoding fumarate hydratase encodes MTVIKQEDFIQSIFDAFQFISYYHPKDYIQALYKAYQKEENPAAKDAMAQILVNSRMCAEGHRPICQDTGIATVFLKVGMDVQWDAEMSVQEMVNEGVRRAYTYPDNKLRASVLADPAGKRQNTKDNTPAVVHMEIVKGDKVEVTCAAKGGGSENKTKVAMLNPSDNIVDWVLKTVPQMGAGWCPPGILGIGIGGTPEKAVLMAKESLMSHIDIQELKEKADSGAELSTTEALRLELYKKVNALGIGAQGLGGLSTVLDVKILDYPTHAASKPIAMIPNCAATRHIEFELDGSGPAKLEAPSLEDWLDLTYSPDNGKRVDVNNLTKEEVATWKTGDVLLLNGKILTGRDAAHKRLVDMLNKGEELPVDFTNKLIYYVGPVDPVRDEVVGPAGPTTSTRMDKFTRQMLEQTGLLGMIGKSERGAATCQAIADNKAVYLMAVGGAAYLVAKAIKASKVLAFPELGMEAIYEFEVKDMPVTVAVDSNGESVHAIAPKQWQAKIGIIPVEA; translated from the coding sequence ATGACCGTCATCAAGCAAGAAGACTTTATCCAAAGTATTTTCGACGCTTTTCAATTCATCAGCTACTACCATCCTAAAGACTACATTCAGGCTTTATACAAGGCTTACCAAAAAGAAGAGAACCCTGCCGCCAAAGATGCGATGGCGCAGATTTTGGTCAATAGCCGTATGTGTGCCGAAGGCCATCGTCCGATTTGTCAGGATACCGGTATTGCGACCGTATTCTTGAAAGTGGGCATGGATGTACAGTGGGACGCCGAGATGAGCGTACAGGAAATGGTTAACGAAGGCGTACGCCGTGCATACACCTATCCTGACAACAAACTGCGCGCCTCTGTATTGGCCGACCCGGCAGGCAAACGTCAAAATACCAAAGACAACACCCCTGCCGTTGTACACATGGAAATCGTAAAAGGCGACAAAGTTGAAGTCACTTGTGCAGCCAAAGGCGGCGGTTCTGAAAACAAAACCAAAGTTGCCATGCTCAACCCTTCAGACAATATCGTTGATTGGGTATTGAAAACCGTTCCTCAAATGGGTGCCGGCTGGTGTCCTCCGGGCATCTTGGGTATCGGCATCGGCGGTACGCCTGAAAAAGCAGTGTTGATGGCCAAAGAAAGCCTGATGAGCCATATCGATATTCAGGAGCTCAAAGAAAAAGCCGATTCAGGTGCAGAATTGTCTACAACCGAAGCCCTGCGCTTGGAACTCTACAAAAAAGTAAATGCCTTGGGCATCGGCGCACAAGGTTTGGGCGGTTTGAGCACCGTGCTGGATGTCAAAATCCTTGACTACCCAACCCACGCGGCTTCCAAACCGATTGCCATGATTCCAAACTGCGCGGCAACCCGCCACATCGAATTTGAATTGGACGGTTCAGGCCCGGCTAAACTGGAAGCCCCATCTTTGGAAGACTGGCTGGATTTGACTTACAGCCCTGACAACGGCAAACGTGTCGATGTCAACAATCTGACCAAAGAAGAAGTGGCCACATGGAAAACTGGCGACGTGTTGTTGTTGAACGGTAAAATCCTGACCGGCCGCGATGCCGCACACAAACGTCTGGTTGACATGCTCAATAAAGGCGAAGAGTTGCCGGTAGATTTCACCAACAAACTGATTTACTACGTTGGCCCGGTTGATCCAGTCCGTGACGAAGTAGTTGGTCCGGCTGGTCCGACTACTTCCACCCGTATGGATAAATTTACCCGCCAAATGCTGGAACAAACCGGCCTCTTGGGTATGATCGGTAAATCCGAACGCGGCGCAGCAACTTGCCAAGCCATTGCCGATAACAAAGCCGTTTACCTGATGGCTGTCGGCGGCGCGGCATATTTGGTTGCCAAAGCCATTAAAGCATCTAAAGTCTTGGCGTTCCCAGAATTGGGTATGGAAGCGATTTACGAATTTGAAGTCAAAGATATGCCTGTGACCGTTGCGGTGGATAGCAACGGCGAATCGGTTCACGCCATTGCGCCAAAACAATGGCAGGCCAAAATCGGTATTATTCCGGTTGAAGCTTGA